One Helicoverpa armigera isolate CAAS_96S chromosome 12, ASM3070526v1, whole genome shotgun sequence DNA window includes the following coding sequences:
- the LOC110378020 gene encoding set1/Ash2 histone methyltransferase complex subunit ASH2 isoform X3, with amino-acid sequence MAVPLAGNVKGRQGKRRPAVGGAADAGAPVGKKGRTADLGALKLPSHGYPTEHPFNKDGYRYILAEPDPHAPFRQEFDESNEWSGKPIPGWLYRSLCPGIVLLALHDRAPQLKISEDRLAVTGDKGYCMVRATHGVCRGSWYWEACVEELPEGAAARLGWARRVANLQAPLGYDKFGYSWRSRKGTRFHESKGKHYSNGYGEGDTLGFLVVLPESATTKYTPNTYKDRPLVKFKSHLYYEDKDNIQESLNNLKPLPGSKIYFFKNGECQGEAFVDIYEGCYYPTVSLHKNITVSVNFGPNFKYPPSAEYKYRPMSEKAEEAICEQTMADLLYLTENEGKLRLDNFNL; translated from the exons TCCCATTAGCAGGCAACGTAAAGGGCAGGCAAGGCAAGCGGCGGCCGGCAGTGGGCGGCGCGGCCGACGCCGGCGCCCCGGTCGGCAAGAAGGGCCGCACCGCTGACCTCGGCGCACTCAAGCTGCCCTCGCATGGATACCCTACTGAACATCCCTTCAATAAGGATGGATACCGGTATATACTGGCCGAACCTGATCCTCATGCGCCTTTTCGACAG GAGTTCGATGAAAGCAACGAGTGGAGTGGCAAGCCGATCCCCGGCTGGTTATACCGGTCGCTATGTCCCGGCATAGTGCTGCTAGCTCTACACGACAGGGCTCCTCAACTCAAGATATCTGAGGACAGGTTGGCGGTTACCGGCGATAAGGGGTACTGCATGGTGCGGGCTACGCATG GTGTATGCCGCGGCAGCTGGTACTGGGAAGCGTGCGTGGAGGAACTACCTGAAGGTGCAGCAGCTCGGCTAGGCTGGGCGAGGAGAGTGGCCAACCTGCAGGCGCCGCTCGGGTACGACAAGTTCGGATACAGCTGGCGCAGTCGGAAGGGGACAAG GTTCCACGAGTCTAAAGGCAAGCACTACAGCAACGGTTATGGCGAGGGCGACACATTAGGTTTTCTCGTCGTGTTGCCAGAGAGCGCCACTACTAAGTACACACCCAATACGTATAAAGATAGG CCACTAGTAAAATTCAAGAGTCACCTCTACTACGAAGATAAAGACAACATACAAGAATCTCTAAACAATCTCAAACCTCTGCCAGGCAGTAAGATATACTTCTTCAAGAACGGCGAGTGTCAGGGCGAGGCGTTTGTAGATATCTACGAAGGCTGCTACTATCCTACTGTGTCGTTACATAAGAATATCACTGTTAGTGTTAACTTTGGACCTAACTTCAAGTATCCGCCGTCTGCAGAGTATAAGTATAGACCG ATGTCAGAGAAAGCAGAAGAAGCGATTTGTGAACAAACCATGGCAGATTTACTCTACTTAACAGAAAACGAGGGCAAACTACGGCTAGACAACTTTAACCTCTGA
- the LOC110378020 gene encoding set1/Ash2 histone methyltransferase complex subunit ASH2 isoform X2, which translates to MTSLSVSPDIGVDDMDIPLAGNVKGRQGKRRPAVGGAADAGAPVGKKGRTADLGALKLPSHGYPTEHPFNKDGYRYILAEPDPHAPFRQEFDESNEWSGKPIPGWLYRSLCPGIVLLALHDRAPQLKISEDRLAVTGDKGYCMVRATHGVCRGSWYWEACVEELPEGAAARLGWARRVANLQAPLGYDKFGYSWRSRKGTRFHESKGKHYSNGYGEGDTLGFLVVLPESATTKYTPNTYKDRPLVKFKSHLYYEDKDNIQESLNNLKPLPGSKIYFFKNGECQGEAFVDIYEGCYYPTVSLHKNITVSVNFGPNFKYPPSAEYKYRPMSEKAEEAICEQTMADLLYLTENEGKLRLDNFNL; encoded by the exons TCCCATTAGCAGGCAACGTAAAGGGCAGGCAAGGCAAGCGGCGGCCGGCAGTGGGCGGCGCGGCCGACGCCGGCGCCCCGGTCGGCAAGAAGGGCCGCACCGCTGACCTCGGCGCACTCAAGCTGCCCTCGCATGGATACCCTACTGAACATCCCTTCAATAAGGATGGATACCGGTATATACTGGCCGAACCTGATCCTCATGCGCCTTTTCGACAG GAGTTCGATGAAAGCAACGAGTGGAGTGGCAAGCCGATCCCCGGCTGGTTATACCGGTCGCTATGTCCCGGCATAGTGCTGCTAGCTCTACACGACAGGGCTCCTCAACTCAAGATATCTGAGGACAGGTTGGCGGTTACCGGCGATAAGGGGTACTGCATGGTGCGGGCTACGCATG GTGTATGCCGCGGCAGCTGGTACTGGGAAGCGTGCGTGGAGGAACTACCTGAAGGTGCAGCAGCTCGGCTAGGCTGGGCGAGGAGAGTGGCCAACCTGCAGGCGCCGCTCGGGTACGACAAGTTCGGATACAGCTGGCGCAGTCGGAAGGGGACAAG GTTCCACGAGTCTAAAGGCAAGCACTACAGCAACGGTTATGGCGAGGGCGACACATTAGGTTTTCTCGTCGTGTTGCCAGAGAGCGCCACTACTAAGTACACACCCAATACGTATAAAGATAGG CCACTAGTAAAATTCAAGAGTCACCTCTACTACGAAGATAAAGACAACATACAAGAATCTCTAAACAATCTCAAACCTCTGCCAGGCAGTAAGATATACTTCTTCAAGAACGGCGAGTGTCAGGGCGAGGCGTTTGTAGATATCTACGAAGGCTGCTACTATCCTACTGTGTCGTTACATAAGAATATCACTGTTAGTGTTAACTTTGGACCTAACTTCAAGTATCCGCCGTCTGCAGAGTATAAGTATAGACCG ATGTCAGAGAAAGCAGAAGAAGCGATTTGTGAACAAACCATGGCAGATTTACTCTACTTAACAGAAAACGAGGGCAAACTACGGCTAGACAACTTTAACCTCTGA
- the LOC110378019 gene encoding bolA-like protein DDB_G0274169 isoform X2, with product MSILLRPGVHRIHRNMSAMSGVVESTIRSKLLQSLEAKHLDVINESYMHNVPKGAETHFKVVVVSDKFEGLPLIKRHRLVNDLLKDELQSGVHALSIVAKTPEQWENSDKVVESSPNCKGGFGK from the exons ATGAGTATCTTATTGAGACCGG GTGTACACCGGATCCACAGAAATATGTCTGCCATGTCTGGGGTGGTGGAGAGTACAATAAGAAGCAAATTGCTACAGTCCCTGGAAGCTAAACATTTGGATGTCATCAACGAGTCCTATATGCATAACGTGCCCAAAGGAGCGGAGACGCACTTCAAAGTAGTCGTTGTTTCCGATAAATTTGAGGGATTGCCGTTAATTAAG aGACATCGCTTAGTGAACGACCTACTAAAAGATGAGCTGCAGAGTGGTGTCCATGCACTATCCATTGTAGCCAAAACTCCTGAGCAATGGGAAAACAGTGACAAAGTTGTGGAAAGCAGCCCAAACTGTAAAGGTGGATTTGGAAAGTAG
- the LOC110378019 gene encoding bolA-like protein DDB_G0274169 isoform X1, with the protein MSILLRPVSGVHRIHRNMSAMSGVVESTIRSKLLQSLEAKHLDVINESYMHNVPKGAETHFKVVVVSDKFEGLPLIKRHRLVNDLLKDELQSGVHALSIVAKTPEQWENSDKVVESSPNCKGGFGK; encoded by the exons ATGAGTATCTTATTGAGACCGG TTTCAGGTGTACACCGGATCCACAGAAATATGTCTGCCATGTCTGGGGTGGTGGAGAGTACAATAAGAAGCAAATTGCTACAGTCCCTGGAAGCTAAACATTTGGATGTCATCAACGAGTCCTATATGCATAACGTGCCCAAAGGAGCGGAGACGCACTTCAAAGTAGTCGTTGTTTCCGATAAATTTGAGGGATTGCCGTTAATTAAG aGACATCGCTTAGTGAACGACCTACTAAAAGATGAGCTGCAGAGTGGTGTCCATGCACTATCCATTGTAGCCAAAACTCCTGAGCAATGGGAAAACAGTGACAAAGTTGTGGAAAGCAGCCCAAACTGTAAAGGTGGATTTGGAAAGTAG